Genomic window (Procambarus clarkii isolate CNS0578487 chromosome 64, FALCON_Pclarkii_2.0, whole genome shotgun sequence):
cctctgcggttctacggcgggctccgatggtattcattatgagatgcttcgccatctccctccgagcacgtctcagtatttactgagtctgtataatcggatctgggagtcgtcgtcagtccctgaggactggctcgatgccgttgtcctccctgttcgcaaaccggggtctctgggtacttcccctaaggactttcgccctattgctctcacaagttgtctgcaaactctttgaacgtatggttaacgttcgtctgatgtggttcctggaacaccaacacctcctctccccttctcaatttggtttccgcaagtgccgcagcacgacagatgtcctggtgaacttggaggtctatattcgtactgcttttgctgcgaagacctccgttgttgccgtcctttttgccctggaaaaggcttacgacaccacttggcgttatcatatcctatctcaacttcattcttttggccttcgtggtcatctccctctctttctccgcagcttcctctctcgtcgttcctttcgggtgcgccttggtaccgctctctctccctcttttcagcaatacgaaggtgtgccccagggtagtgttctgagcactactctttttctggttgccctcaatggtcttctttcctctcttccttctggtgtcttctccgctctctatgtcgatgatcttaccctttgttgtcagggtgatgattcgcctctccttcaacgccggcttcaacttgcaattgatgccgtgtcgtcttgggccacagatcatggcttcaagttctctacttctaagacgtgtgccatgacttttacgcggaaacgggttgttcttcgtccctctttgtcactttatggtcatccccttgaatacaaagattccgcgaagcttttggggttattccttgacactcgtttgtcttggtctccccatatctcttacctccgtgttgagtgctctaaggcccttaccctccttcgggtcttgtcccatacttcttggggggtagataggcgcactctccttgctttacattccactctcgtcctgtctaagctcgattatggttgccctgcttactcgtctgcttctccttctactcttcgccgtcttgatgctttgcaccatactgggttgcgcctcagttctggtgcctttcgttcgactcccatccttagcttgtatgttgacactggcttcctgtctctccaggaccgccgtgatcgctactgtcttcgctatcttgcgcggtccttgcaacatccttcctctcgcctctgtcgtgctttaacttttgcccctcctgcggttcctgttcctcttcaccacctccctcattctgtccggttatctcgcctgcaggattctctttccgttcgtatttctgatgtttctcctcgtgttgttccttctttgcccccgtggagggtccctcttccgcggttttgtacatccttgacccgtatcactaaagcttttacccctcctacggttctaaaacgccttttcctcgagcacttttcttctcactcccgctccgtttctgtcttcaccgatgggtctaagtcagcagacggtgttggctactctgttgtttttcctgatcgcacttatatgtgtcgcttgcctccggagattagcatctttacagcggaactttatgctattctctatgctcttcgtctcctgctttctcgttgtcagtcttcctttgtagttgttgatgactctcgtagtgccctcatggctctcgggtcctttaatccggttcatccagtagttgtcgagatccagcattggctgtttctcgttcacagtaaatttaagtcggttgagttttgttgggttcccagccatattggtgtgtctttaaatgaacgtgcggatgctgccgccaaggaagctgtccgctcttgtcccatctctcgtaaaggcattccgtattccgacttttacccggttatccattcctcagtccttacccgttggcaggcttcttggttgtctgttactggtaacaagctacgtactcttaaatgttgtgtttcctcgtggcggtcctccttccaccgtaaccggcggtgggaaacagctctggcgaggttgcgtattggccatactcgcttgacccatggtcacttgatggagcgccgccctgctccttattgtcctagttgcattgtccctcttacggtcgtgcatgtccttcttgaatgtcctgacttccaggacgagcgtgtgtcttgctttccgaccgcccctcgcggtcacctgtccctcgatagaattcttggtgactcggatacttttgatatcgttcgccttatgcgtttttgttctcgtattggcattcttggtgatatttagcgccctctgattattttgcgtatttgatggtgctacatagccttcccggtttggtgccttcttttgataattacttactttcagtTGTAtagatgcctggggaccattcaggcttggttgcatatatatatatatatatatatatatatatatatatatagaacacgttgtactgaacggggggggggggggggggagaatagcttgagctacctcatccctttgtgtgtgtttatacctcaataaacttaattCAGTTTTAACTAtattgcatttggaagtgatcagcataaggatttgggatgaaacgggggaaaggaatggtgcccaaccacttgaacggtcggggattgaacgctgacctgcatgaagcgacaccATAATGTTATTAATGAACAATCTTCACTGGACTTAAGAATACTAGATAAATATGTGCAATATGGTGCACTTATTTGTTCATGTCCATTATTTTAAGTGTTTGACCATATGTGGATTTTTTGTAACTTTTTGTCCAGGAAGTGAAGGGTACATGATGAAGTTTTTGAGCATGTGAGCACATTGCATGAAAGTGTATTTTTGggtcaatgttgttttcaattgcAATTTCGATTGTGAAATTGAAATAATTTGGAATTCATTTCAATTTCACAGCTCTTCCTCTTGAGTCACAGGATATAAGGTACTTTTTGGATATATTTGTTACAATAACTTCAGTGAATCTTAATGAGAGATACTCTTTGTTCAAGTTTAATTAACAAATTAAAATGTCAATTATATGTGTGTAGTTCTTCAGAATGGCGCCAGAGGCTGGACTGCGTCGGCCCGGTGCTTACCATGACTATCAAGTAGGAAGCCAAATTGGTCTATCACTTCTAATAAATTATACGACAAAAGAAACTAATTAGTTATTAAAGAATTAACATTGTTGATTCAGTTTCATAAATAGATAAAACCTTAAACTCTAAAGGAGTGAATAATATACTATAGTTTCTGCTTGACTCCGGAGGTGGACGCCATGACACGTTCTGGTCGGCTACATGGCCACGGACTCCAGCACACCTTCACTACGCAGCCAAAGTTTGACTATTTTGCTGCCGTCGTCACGACTACTAAATCAAGTCGTGCCCGCCTCACACGTCAACTACAGACAAGTGATACCCCTGCTTCAGTAGCCTAGCACAAGTGTTGTggccacaatgtgtgtgtgtgtggagggaggcacAGAGAGGTAGTTGACTGTGGATACGAAGCATGATAACACCAGTATCTCACGTAAGAACATACAATTAATATTCTCATTAACATTTGTGTGGGATTCTTTGAATAAATGTAATATAAATCCAATTTAATAGTGTGTTTGCCGGCAAGGAAGAGTTGACTCTAGTTCTCCTGCCTCGCGGACGAAGTCGGCGACCACATGTTGGGGGCCAGCCCTCTCCATTGACCACATATTGGGGGCCGCCCCTCTCCGTCGACCACATGTTGGGGGCCAGCCTTCTCCGTCGACCACATGTTGGGGGCCGCCTCTCTCCGTCGACCACATGGTGAGGGCCAGCTCTCTCCGTCGACCACATGTTGGGGGCCGCCCCTCTCCGTCGACCACATGTTGGGGCCGGCCCTCTGTGTCGACCACATGTTGGGGCCGGCCCTCTGCGTCGACCACATGTTGGGGCCGGCCCTCTGCGTCGACCACATGTTGGGGCCGGCCCTCTGCGTCGACCACATGTTGGGGGCCGCCCTCTCCATCGACCACATGTTGGGGGCCGCCCTCTCCATTGACCACATGTTGGGGGCCGGCCTCTCCGTCGACCACATGTTGGGGGCCGGCCTCTCCGTCGACCACATGTTGGGGGCCGCCCCTCTCCATCGACCATATGTTGGGGGCCGCCCTCTCCATCGACCACATGTTGGGGCCGCCCCTCTCTGTCGACCACATGTTGGGGGCCGCCCTCTCCGTCGACCACATGTTGGGGCCGCCCCTCTCCGTCGACTACATGTTGGGGCAGCCCCTCTCCGTCGACCACATGTTGGGGCAGCCCCTCTCCGTCGACCACATGTTGGGGGCCGCCTCTCTCCGTCGACCACATGTTGGGGGCCGCCCTCTCCATCGACCATATGTTGGGGGCCGCCCTCTCCGTCGACCACATGCTGGGGGCCGTCCCTCTCCGTCGACCACATGTTGGGGGCAGCCCTCTCCGTCGACCATATGTTGGGGGCCGGCCCTCTCCATCGACCATATGTTGGGCCAGCCCTCTCCGTCGACCACATGTTGGGGGCCGGCCCTCTCCGTCGACCACATGTTGGGGGCCGCCCCTCTCCATCGACCACATGCTGGGGCCGCCCTCTCCGTCGACCACATGTTGGGGCCGCCCCTCTCCGTCGACCACATGTTGGGGCCGCCCCTCTCCGTCGACCACATGTTGGGGGCCGCCGCTCTCCATCGATCACATGTTGGGGCCGCCCTCTCCGTCGACCACATGTTGGGGCTGCCCCTCTCCGTCGACCACATGTTGGGGGCCGCCGCTCTCCATCGACCACATGTTGGGGCCGCCCTCTCCGTCGACCACATGTTGGGGGCCGGCCCTCTCCGGCGACCACATGTTGGGGGCCAGCCCTCTCCGGCGACCACATGTTGGGGGCCGGCCCTCTCCGTCGACCACATGTTGGGGCCGCCCTCTCCGTCGACCACATGTTGGGGCCGCCCTCTCCATCGACCACATGTTGGGGCCGCCCCTCTCCGTCGACCACATGTTGGGGGCCGGCCCTCTCCGGCGACCACATGTTGGGGGCCGGCCCTCTCCATCGACCACATGTTGGGGCCGCCCCTCTCCGTCGACCACATGTTGGGGCCGCCCTCTCCGTCGACCACATGTTGGGGGCCAGCCCTCTCCGGCGACCACATGTTGGGGGCCGGCCCTCTCCGTCGACCACATGTTGGGGCCGCCCTCTCCGTCGACCACATGTTGGGGCCGCCCTCTCCGTCGACCACATGTTGGGGCCGCCCCTCTCCGTCGACCACATGTTGGGGGCCGGCCCTCTCCGTCGACCACATGTTGGGGCCGCCCTCTCCGTCGACCACATGTTGGGGCCGCCCTCTCCGTCGACCACATGTTGGGGGGCCGGCCCTCTCCGTCGACCACATGTTGGGGGCCGGCCCTCTCCGTCGACCACATGTTTGGGCCGCCCCTCTCCCTCGACCAGCTAAGCGCTCGAGTGCATACATTACTAAATACATTTACTGTAATATAGGCACTCGAGTGGTTAAACTTATTTATTAATTATCAGAGTAATCAAAATATCTAAATGAAATCTGGGCCTAAGCTCAACGACAGGCTGGACGGTCTAAgttttaattaattaatgaaattAAACTAACCCGAGGTTCGTGTTGGAGCTAAATAAAATCGTATTGTTTTATACAGTCCATTGTCTACCGAACAACAAACAAAACTTTCCCACagtactggggccagattcacgaaacagttacgccagcacttatgaaccagtacatcttttctcaatctttggtggttttgtttacaattattaaacagttaatgagctccgaagcaccaggaggctgtttataacaataacaacagttaatcgggaagttttcatgcctgtaaactgttcaataaatgtaaccaaagccgtcaaaggttgaggagagatgtacacgttcgtaagtgcttgcgtaactgcttcgtgaatctggccccctggctaATATTTTTGTGACATATAATTCCACCCATTCTCCTGTTTTAGACAGTagttgtgtaactatgtgcactatAGTACAAATATTGCCATTCTAAGCAATTAGAACTTTGTACTAGTCACTTATAGAGTCGGGAAACAAATGAAGTTAAAAAGCAAAGTTACATattcctagtatagcacacacatgtactatattaggcctcagatatcgtgtattaggcctcagatatcgtgtattaggcctcagatatcgtgtattaggcctcagatatcgcgtattaggcctcagatatcgcgtattaggcctcagatatcgtgtattaggcctcagatatcgtgtattaggcctcagatatcgtgtattaggcctcagatatcgcgtattaggcctcagatatcgcgtattaggcctcagatatcgtgtattaggcctcagatatcgtgtattaggcctcagatatcgcgtattaggcctcagatatcgcgtattaggcctcagatatcgtgtattaggcctcagatatcgtgtattaggcctcagatatcgcgtattaggcctcagatatcgcgtattaggcctcagatatcgtgtattaggcctcagatatcgtgcattaggcctcagatatcgtgcattaggcctcatatatcgtgtattaggcctcagatatcgtgtattaggcctcagatatcgtgtattaggcctcagatatcgtgtattaggcctcagatatcgtgtattaggcctcagatatcgtgtattaggcctcagatatcgcgtattaggcctcagataacgtgtattaggcctcagatatcgcgtattaggcctcagataacgtgtattaggcctcagatatcgtgtattaggcctcagataacgtgtattaggcctcagatatcgtgtattaggcctcagatatcgtgtattaggcctcagatatcgtgtattaggcctcagataacgtgtattaggcctcagatatcgtgcattaggcctcagatatcgcgtattaggcctcagatatcgtgtattaggcctcagataacgtgtattaggcctcagatatcgtgtattaggcctcagataacgtgtattaggcctcagatatcgtgtattaggcctaggaaagttagattagtttagtttattttctagttatgttgcaaagacagttttccggtttgtttctcaatagtgccgatttctacttaATAAATGTGTTGTACGTCggttatatgtactatggtcctcatcggtactataagtactaccacaacAGGAGGAGGGGCTGAATAATTGGCCTGTTCAAGCAAGATGACGTTGGCTGAGCCTTAGATAAATATTAAAAGAAAAAGAAATATTTGGCATGACTATTTTTGTTCTATGTGTCtaaggtcaacccgttctcgcaaatttaataagtcaatattgacttattaaatatgtgcataggtgacatacttaacataatagatacccttaaaaagattcatagaaaacaccgaccttacctaaccttgttagtatgttaagataagcatcttattgcttcataattacaattattacttaacctatacctataataggttaagtaacaattgtaattacgaagcaataagatgcttatcttaagatactaacaaggttaggtaaggtcggtgttttctatgaatctttttaagggtatctattatgtttagtatatcacctatgcacgtagttaataagtcaatattgactttacgaatttgcgagaacgggttgctaaggTTCACAGCTCTCCGTGTGAGGAAGTAACACGAACGAGCAATACAAGACCCGAACTATTTCACGAGTGCTTAAGGATATGAGCCAAGTAACTCATATTCACGTTGTTTTGCATCGTTTGTAAATTACGAAATGTTGCTTATTCACGACGACGACATTGGAACAGGACGGGGATCGAACCAGTGTCACCCCTGGTGACACTGGGGGACAGCAGGAGGGGGACTAATTACTCCCCAGTAATtagggaagccggtcggccgagcggacagcacgctggacttgtggtcctgggttcgatcccaggcgccggcgagaaacaatgggcagagtttctttcaccctatgcccctgttacctagcagtaaataggtacctgggtgttagtcagccgtcacgggctgcttcctgggggtggaggcctggttgaggaccgggccgcggggacactaaagccccgaaatcatctcaagataaccccaggcACGCGCCTTGGTGGCGAGCTCCATTCCCCACACGAGTGCATGTGGATAGTTTGTACAAAACTTGGATTGGCTACCAACTCGGTGCCTCCAGACTCCTGGAGGACTCTGGTCGATCAAAGGTTTAATTATTTACAGCATCGTGCTCCTGTGGGTTAAGGCGTGTCTAGGAGGACCCAAGACGGTGGTTCGATAGGAAATATTATTTAATCCTGTATCCAAGTCGTTTATAAATATGATAAAGaagagaggtcccaggacagagcccctgaggcactccacttacatcacCTTCCACTGCTACTTATATCCGTGTACTTCTAAAGTTTCTACTTTAGAATTTTTTTACTTGTTTACATTAGAAGTACAAATCTTAATCTCTACTTTTTTGGTTGTTTTAAATaactgttattgttgttatataCTATGTTATTGTtatgttattatatattattatgttaTATACTATGTTGTTTACAAAGTTTTTACTTGTTTACATTAGAAGTACAAATCTTAATCTCTACTTTTTTGGTTGTTTTAAATAACTATGCCTTATTCAGATAAAAGATCCCCCACCCCCGTTGTGGCTCTAACACTGTAACAAGTCTGTAGTGAGACTATTAtatactgtgggttggttggtgtagtcgtcgttgatcctcctctacggacaacccaacccacaactcggtagagtgcttatactaggagatcacactaggcgtttctggctcttggagaggggctcgacgtcacacgtttaggggatgcggctccaacacttagcctcgtcgtcacgtgcacacacccactcgagccgctgtgactccccactctctccttatgagatatgatctcctcaatccccctatgacttactagtattacctcctaccctgtccacagcagtggttcatggttctttctctctctctctctccttctttactacctcctgggaagcctcactaggacaagggcaaacaccagcaaattgtgacacatttactgaacaaagcacatacacgatacatacacacatataataataatgaatcctatactctataatatcacaatcaggttgcactccaataccatcagaactctattatcagcttatcaaggggtatcctatctcctggttcgccacctgatactattaacctcctcaagttggtcaagcctacatacactgttgcactatcagcaagataatgtatatatagaaaatcagcatttgaatgcaataacatatatcagtataaatgttcattgatacacaacaatgattaatcgatccctgtcagtcctcgagcacatacatctgtaggtaaccaagcctacgactgcaactctaagcttcagaataaatcactccttgacataagaatgcaaacagtcactcacctctcactgcgtcttgcacgctaatgacaaccaaacactatcaactccctactagtaatccatcagaacttccccttccacctctggaagttcacaaccctaatatccttaggttcttccgggcttcactaccaggatcctctgcagctcctccaggctgctatcatgaagtttccttgtgcaactacggtgcttcacccttctgttaggttcttccacagctctcttggctgctacaccacctctacagaagcacgtgacactcctctgcactgctgcttctcctcacagctcgaggtcctctgctccactaccttggagtctcatcagctacatcatctgctggcttcgaagttctcagcaacttcttccccaaagacaaacctgcaacccatcgacgttccaataaaatgttcccctttaacacataaacaaaaataaccacacaatatgcttgcctcaaacctctatctgtcctctacatacagtgagagtggactcccccgttttgggcgggtccatactccacctcgcctggcggcgtcctcactcgctgggagggtcttcctccatccggagccaggctccctcagtcgtccgccagcgctcagagaggacggacgtcgctccgtgttcctccctcttcactctcctatctcaggccttctgccttattaaaacatgtctaacctataaataaacattgctactgtcgctgggcacacgaccaactacaagcaatcactatgaactggcgtatctcgtgcttaccacagattaattgatcgagggcgctttccctctgacggcgtctggtcagggcgctccacacagcccacaataatgcttctgggcgatttaatatctgctcgtcgacccggacttgagaccacaacgttcccagctcgattccacagctggtacgtctgcacacttctcttctcttagagatatatcactaggggttcccttctggcgggagctcaacggagcgcggcttccccctgcgatgtctggcactcaagtgaggtcaaggtcctccagaagcgagcctcacgcctccagcaaaatgtccacatctcctagccagtcatttatctatttccttacttactgcccataatcttaaattgttttacatatccaaccagccatttttcatgtgggttatcacctcaatatttgctagaccttctggttaggtcaggcttgctgaataactctcaagaagggagactcgtttctcctgcaggctgagatcataacactcccctccccttatttttgagagttattccagtggcaaagctcgggataatacttccgccaccacactgtctcgttcttcaccccatatactctcttaggagtctacagttaattcgttgcaccttgcaacatctggctcacaactctccagaaacacggtcttctcataaacgatttgacctctctgacacctcttagctaggctgtcctccttggacgcctgcactccatcggtccactctacttactgtctccaccctccgtttcctcgtcttcttctcttcccgtccagagtcagacatctactgtctgtacctcctctgtcgtcttcacacttccatctactgccgttatacttccgcctcctgtcatcatacttcacttcctcgtcttcaccgacgatcctcccttgcgTCTCCGCATTTATCCAAGATCTCATCCTgtctgacttccatcgagtcctcggctttcttctatccctccatgcttgcatcatcatcctcttcctacacttttcacttctataccactccatttcttctccttcgactcttcttcgttccctaaaagtttcttcgggaactgtattacatccaacagcactcgaccatacatgtcgctttgcctctcccaaagtgctcgtaagcatctctccacacatactgtctcttctcctttcattttctcggctattactcttcttcactatctctcctccacgttgtctgtgaaacatgtcaactcttgacctctcaaacaacttaactccactatccctatgcctctgtgctcgtggacaatttgacgctctactcccgtcctccgtatgtccacatccttcctcattcctactcagcacagttgcattcaccttccgactcttaatttcagcagtctgggctctactcaggtccgctctctccacatgattcttcttcggctgggtcatcctcacttttgacctcaccgagacttcatttgcctgggctggaccttcatcaaacagccacgctatgtctacatcgatctcttccaccggctgaatcgacactgtctcaccttctccagcgtcttcctcgtcggccacctctgtcttc
Coding sequences:
- the LOC138354658 gene encoding foot protein 1 variant 2-like, with product MWSTERPAPNMWSTERPAPNMWSMERAAPNMWSMERAAPNMWSTQRAGPNMWSTQRAGPNMWSTQRAGPNMWSTQRAGPNMWSTERGGPQHVVDGESWPSPCGRRREAAPNMWSTEKAGPQHVVDGEGRPPICGQWRGLAPNMWSPTSSARQEN
- the LOC123769032 gene encoding trophinin-like, producing the protein MLGAALSIDHMLGPPLSVDHMLGAALSVDHMLGPPLSVDYMLGQPLSVDHMLGQPLSVDHMLGAASLRRPHVGGRPLHRPYVGGRPLRRPHAGGRPSPSTTCWGQPSPSTICWGPALSIDHMLGQPSPSTTCWGPALSVDHMLGAAPLHRPHAGAALSVDHMLGPPLSVDHMLGPPLSVDHMLGAAALHRSHVGAALSVDHMLGLPLSVDHMLGAAALHRPHVGAALSVDHMLGAGPLRRPHVGGQPSPATTCWGPALSVDHMLGPPSPSTTCWGRPLHRPHVGAAPLRRPHVGGRPSPATTCWGPALSIDHMLGPPLSVDHMLGPPSPSTTCWGPALSGDHMLGAGPLRRPHVGAALSVDHMLGPPSPSTTCWGRPSPSTTCWGPALSVDHMLGPPSPSTTCWGRPLRRPHVGGPALSVDHMLGAGPLRRPHVWAAPLPRPAKRSSAYITKYIYCNIGTRVVKLIY